The sequence CGCGAAGTTTACGCACCTGCCTGTCGACGCGCTGCTGGGCAAAACCGCCGATTTTTTGGACGAAGACAATGTACTTGTGACGCCGTTAAAGATACTGGCTTCCTCCTTCGCCAATTACAGTAATGAGCATGAGCTTTTTGAGGAGGCGCAGCGTTTTGCCCAAGCGGTTGGCACCACTTTTGCCGTCGAATTCGTCTCGGATCTGCTGTACTGCGAGAAGGAGGGGAGCTTTTATCTGAAAAATTCGCTGCTGATGCTTAACCGCTCTATGGAGCAGCAGCGGGAAACGATTCTGACCGTCAAGGCGAACAGCCGGGATGCGATCAGTCTGGGGCTATATGGCAATCTGGTTGTGCTGTTCTTTTCCATCGGGACTTTCATGTATATGCTGAAGCCTGGCGTCTATTTTCGTCTGCAGTTTCAGACCAAAGCCGGTTTGACTTTTCTGATGGTGATTGTCTCAGGTCTGTTTCTGTCCTTTGTGATCAGCAGCGTACTGGCCAAGCCGAAACTCGATTATCACTGAGGAGATACGTATGGACAGATTATTTGTACTAACCGCCGTAATCGGAATCGTCTATCTCGCTTTACTTGTGTTCGTCAGCAGCACGGGAAAAAGGGAGCGGTATATGCTGCGTCTGCAGCAGAGGTGGCAAGGATTCGGTGAACGTCTGGAAAATAGCAGGCTTCAGCAGCTTCTTTATGCCAGCGGCCTGACTGTATCTGCGCGGAAAGTCACGCTGTTTCGTTATTTGGCGGTCTTTCTCTATCTGCTTGTAAAAGTGCTCGGCGATTATATCCGCGGCTTGCCGTTTAGCGCATATGATTTGCTGATCGCCGCATTGATTATCGGTGTTACGAGTCCTGCCCGCTACCTTCCGTTCGGCTGGCTGCTCTCCTGGCTGCATCAGAGATCTGTCGTTCAAAAGGATGGCGAACTGATCTCGTTTCTCCGGCTGTATGAGAACAACAGGCTTCGCAGGCGGGGATACGTGCAGTTTGGCGCTTTCTGCGCCGGGGCTGCCGGACATTTTGTCCACATCCGTCATGATTTGTACGAGCTGTCGGAACGGGTGGTCGATGAGGGGCCGGAGCGGGCAATCGAATGGTTCTGCGACCGGTTTCCGGAGGGACATGCTTTTATCGGCGATATCAGGTCCATTCTGCTGGCTACGGAGGGTATGGATGATGATACGGAGGCCGTCGCCTATTTGCGGGAGCAGGGGAAAATGATTGCTAAAATATCCAGCGACCAATACCTGCGCAAGTGGTCTCTAATTGGGGACATTTCCTCGATTATTAACGTGATTCCGTCGATTGCCACCTTTTTGATGATCGTAACATTAGCCATGCAGTACATTATGCTGATCAAGGGGAATTTTAATGATCTTGGCCTGTTTCAATAAATATTTGTCATATTCAATCAGCATATAAAAAAATAAAATGAAAAGGGAGATATTAACAATGAAAAAAGATGCTATTTCTGCGGGGCTGTTTATCGCAATCGGGTTTCTGTGTGTCGCTATCGTGATCGCCGTTCTGATTCCAGTCGTAAGAGATGTTATAGATGATGCCGACGATAACCGTCCGACCGTACCGGCGGTCAGTATGACGCAGCCGCTTAACTCTGCCGATCCGACGTCTGACGCACCGTTCAGTCTAGGAGCCTAACAGCCGATGAAAAAAGATTCGATCTCGGTTGCCTTGTTTCTCGCCATCGGATTTATTATTGCCGGAATCTTCATCACGTCCGCCACTGGGATGATCGGCAGCAGCCAGGATGACATTATCGCTCATACGAAGCAGGTTGAGCAGTACTAGCCGAATTTTTGGTCCTGCCGATCTTACGGCGTTTGAAAGGAGCACGCATTTAGACTATGAAGGCGACTGTTCTTCGGGCTTTGTTTATGTGGCTGGTCTTGTTTATTATTTTGCAGCCGATCTTTACCTACATCGATTATTTGCTGGATTTGCAGGTCAAGGCCAACACCTCTTACCTTACACAAAAGGCTGCAACCGAAGGAATGGTAACCGCTGGTATGCGAAGCGAAGTCGTGAGCAATCTGAAGGCTTTGGGATTTTCGGATTCGTCCATTGAAATTACGAGCAGCTCAGAGACGGTTCAAGAGAGAGAAAAGAGACTTGATGTGTATGTCAAAGCTCCGCGGATTTCCATGTTTCCGTATAACTTTTCCGGCGGGACGCAGCCTTCGTATTATTACGGCCATGGTTCTATTATGAGCGAATATCTCGATTAAGGTGACATTATGGATTACGTTATCAAGCTTGCCTTTGTACTGCTGATCTTTATTTATGGCTGGTTTTTTCAGGCGCAGAATCAGGAATGGGACATTGAGCGGGAACTGCTCAAACACGCGAACAACATGGCTGTCCACGATGCCGCCCAGGAAATGGACGAGTCGGAACGTGCGGAAGGACGGTTGATTATCGATCAGGACGCGGCGGAAGCAAGTTTTAAGGAAACGCTGGAAGCCAATCTCGGACTGGATGACAGCCTCACTCCCCGTACCGGTAGCCGCCTTCGTTCCAAAGTGGAAGTCGTCGAGTTCAAGGTGATCGATGAATCCTCGGGTGTTACCTTCCCATTCCTCTATGAAGACAGCCGTTACGGAATTACGAAGTATATACAAGGACCCTCTGTAATTGCCGTTATAAAAACTAAGCATCCGGTGCTGATCGCAAGAGCCAAAAATCAGGCAGACATCCAGGTGCCGGCGATTCAGGAGTACAAGTATAACAAGTAGCAGTCTGGATTCGAGGACGCCATTTTGAAGGACAGTGGCGCGGTTTGGGTCTGCTGGAATTTCCGGTTCCGGGCCGCCGCTCATTGCCCTTCAGTTTATCGGCAAGGAGCTTTCCCTCTGCTAGGTGCAGAGAGTCTTTGCCGATAAATCACACAAATATTATTTTAGGGAGAGATCAATGATGAAAAAAACGATTCTGAATGTAAGTACAGTTGCGCTGCTGCTCACGCAAATGTTTTCCGTTGGGGGAGCTTCGGCTAAAGCTGTGGACACAGCAGCACCGCGTGTGGCAACGACAGTTACGGCTAAGGCAACGGCTCCAGTGATGACGGATAATCTGTTTAAGTATGGCTTGAAAAAGGATGTAGAGCTGCCCGTCACCGTAACGGCCGGGGGGCTGAGTTATACGCTGGAGAAGATCATGATCTATGATATTAACTCTAAAGAAGCAGTTACTTTGCGGAAAACCTATAAATATGGTTCTCAGTCTGGGCTAGTTGCAAATCCGAAATATTTTGTTTGGACCAAAATCACTGTAAAAAACAATAGCAAAAAGACGGTAGATAATATTAGTGGTGAGAAGTGGACCCTTAGTTTTAGAGGGTTATATAGTCTTGATCCTGTAAGGAACTTTTCGCGTATGGAAAAAACGAATGATCAATCGGCTCTTAATTGGATGGAATTGAAACCTGGACAACAGTTGACAACCTACCAAGCTTTTATGTATGCAAAAGATTTTCAATACTTCGTTATTCGCTTGTTCTATGATGGTCAATTCGCTGAAAAATATGTTGTGGAAGACCTGTAAGGGAATGATATGAGAAAACTAAAATATCTTTTATTAGCTATCATTTTTCTGGCGACAAGTTTCTCTCAGTCTGAATATGTTAGGGCGGCAAATTCTAAATCTGGTTCTGTAGCTATTCCGATTACAACAGGGCTAGTGGGATCTGATAATAGTGCCAAAACCTTCTACTTAGACCTGCCTAGTGGAGTTACAAGTTCTTCTATAGCTGCTAATACGCTTAAATATAATGGGACCAATGAAAAAATAGGCAATATTTCTATTGAAAATGGAAAGATAAAAATCACCTTAAAAGGTACGCAAAATTCTAAACTACTCGATAAAGTACAAGGCTACAGAGCTTCTTACGAACAGATGTATATCACCAATATCTACAATTCAATTTGGCTTTATTCTGACGGAAGACGATGGCAAATCAATGAATATGATGAGAATAATGATCGAATGAAGACAAAAGATGTTAATGCAACTGATGGCTATCCCTCACAGAACCCGCCCAGGACGGTAGTCACGGCTGGACCATTACAGGATCAGACGTATCTTAAATGGTACAACGGCTCAAAGACTGAAGTTATTGACTCAGCGGATATCATTTCATCTTCGATTACACCAGTTTTATTTCAATGGAGTGATTATGTTTACAAAAAACCCACTATAAAAAACGGAAGAATTATTATAAATTACTATATTCCTAACAGTACACCTTGGAAGAGTGAACCGGACGATGGATTAAGCGGGAAAGCGGAAGGACGACAATACTTCGCTAATATTATCTATTACTACGAAGCCAAAGCCAGAGTCACTACCTATAGCTATGGCGGAACCGTCACCTTTGACTACGGATTACCGGATGAAGTCACGTTGACCGGTTCCGCCATCCTTGAACAGCCGAATCCAAATCCAGCGAAGTTCGAGAACAAGAATGTGCCAGTCAAGATCACCGTAAAAGGTGAGCTTCTGGCATATAACGATTCCTCTAACATCGGAGAATGGGTATTTTATGTTAAAGAGAAGAACAATGAAAGCTCGCTTAAAACTAAAAAAATGTATACCAAGACCCTAACCGCAAACGAATCATTTAGTTTTGAAATTCCCAAGGTAAAGGTGACAGGGAGCAGCTTTAGTCAGGACTATGACCTGAGCGTAGTCGTGCGGTTTAAGAAACCAGTGGTGACCAAGACGGGAACAATTACCTCCTTGAAGGAATCCTTCTCGGCCAGAGCAGGCGTATATACAACGCCCAATCCACCGGGCAGCGGCTTTCCCGGCCCATCGTCACCCCCAGATCCTCCGCGTGAGATGAAGCCGCCTATAGCTCTTATCAACGCGCCAAGCAAGGTAAAAGCTGGACAAGAGTTTGAAGCCAGCGGCGCAGGCTCTTATGATCCGGATGGTTTCATTAAAAGCTACTACTGGGATGCTCCGGGTGCTGAAGGAGAACTCATAGATAAGCCACGAGGAACCATTTGGTACGATAAAGACCATTTGGGTGAACAAACGATTGCTTTGACTGTCGTGGATGATGAAATGATGACCGGAAGCACGAGCAAGGAAATCACCGTTATTGAACCCAAGCCGGACGCGTTGATCCGTGCCGAAGGCACATTGAAGCAAAACCGGAAGGTGATTATACAAAGCTACAGCAGCAGTCCTAAACATTACCCGCTAGTCGCCTCCAAAACCAAAATCACCATCACCGCTATCTCAGGCGGGACGGACGCGGACATTAAATACAGCGGATCTTTAAATGGGGTATTCAGTAAAGAAGCTCTGTTTAAAAAGCCTGGACAATATAAAGCAACGATCTACGTGGAGAATACCTTGGGGCTTTCCGCGAGCAACGAAACGACGTTTGAAATTGTGCCCGATGAAAAGCCATTTGCTTACTTCACCCTTCCAGGTTCGGTATACCGTAATCCGGAAGACGGGAACCAAGCCACCATTTCAATCGATGACATGTCCTTTTCCCCGGATAAGGATATTGTTGCGCGTAGACTTTGGGAATATCGGTATGATTCCAACAATAACGGAACCTTTACCGATGAACACTGGGTGATTTTTAATAATGAAAACTTAGATCGTCTGAATCTCAAGGTGCAGGAAGTCGGCCAGTACGAAGTACGATTAACGGTATTTGAAGAGTTTGGGCAGCCCACCATTGAAGAGTTTGTGACTCAAGCGGATCGGCAATCCATAAGTTCAGAGAGTACCCAAAATGTAATCGAACGGATCTTCAAGGTGAAAAATCAGGCGCCGGATGTGGATTGGTCACGATAGAAAGGAAACAATGATGCAGAGGTTAAAAAAATCCGTCTCAACGTTTATGGCCGTTGTGCTATTGCTTCTTACATTCCCCGAAGTTTTTTCGGGGAATGTTCAGGTAAAGGCTGCAAGCAGTAATCCAAATGTGATTAATTTTGTGGATATACGCATTGATCCATTTACTCGAATAAGTCCTTATGACCCGAGCATGGGGAATATTGGTGCTTTAACTTTAGAGATGCCTGGTTTAACGCTAAAAAATGTTCGGTTCAATTTAATTAATAAACATTTGGAATATGATATTGTACCCGATGGTCCATTCATCCTAAAAACAGACTCTCACGTATATTGGTGGGAAAACATGGAACGAAATAGATATGTTACTATTGCCACATGGCTCCAAAGTGCTAATACCGGGATGAAGGGGAGGTATACGGCTTGGCAAACAATTGAGTATCCAGGTGCTGGGACGGCCCACACGATGTCATTTGATGTATCCCGCCCTCCTGACGGGGATTCGTATCTAGAATGGAATTATGATGTTCCTAGTCAGGTTGGTATTTATTTTACGGCCCGCGATATACAATCAGAGCCGGGAAATGCATTGAATGGGTGGAGCAACCTAGTCATGTTTGATGTGACCAAGCCACTCATTATTAATTCGGCCCCATCGCTCACCATCACGACCCCAAGCGAGCAGCAGCTTTTAAATGAGCCGGGCTTCAGCGGAATGAACATTGAAGGATATGTCCGCGATGTTGACAACAATGATCTGGTCGTCAGTGCGGAGATCCCCAATGTATTTTATAAGAAGGTGACTATTCCCCAAGCTCTAATCAATAAACCGTTCTCCATTCCCATCGATGTTTTAGGTGACAGTATTCCACCCGGTCATCATACGATAATTGTCAAAGTTGTCGATCCGTATAATTATAAGGACGAAAAAACGATGACCGTGAATGTCTCCTATAGGCTCAGGAACAAATCCTTCATTTTAATCAATACGCCGGTTGATATCGGTACCAGCTACAAAGATTACGAAGGCGATCCCAAGCATCAGGAACGGTACAGGTACGACCATGATCCGAACTTTTTTGATAATTCAATGGGGATCATTTCAGATAGCGGGCTGTGGCGTTCGACAAAATATAATTCTTTTCCTTACACCGGAGTGTACACCGCTACTTTTCAGGCCAAGGACAATCCCAAAAACGATGACAGGTTCGATAACTACCGGCTATGGAGCCGGGACAATCTATCTTCCATGACGTATCATGTCCACCGTAAACCGGTTGCGCTATTTGCAGCAAAGCTTGTGGACGGGAGCCTTCAATTAACGGACAGCTCATACGATCTAGATCATATCACGGCATCCAGTAAAGGCTTGATCGACTGGCAATGGCAGTACAAAAAAACCGAAGCTGAAACGTGGACGGACGGTCAGCCGCCTGCTCAATTGCCGACAGTCGAGCAATATGACATTCGCCTAAGAGTACGTGACATGGACGGGGAAAATGGAGTGGGCGTATGGAGCGATTGGTGCCTGCGGACGGTTGGCAGTGGAAGCAACCTCCCGCCGGTTGCGGTATTCACCGTAAATCCGAATATCGTCTCTTACCGCAAGGCCACCACCATTACGGACAAGTCCTTTGATCCGGATAATGATCCTCTGGATATTTATAGCTGGTCAGTGGTCAAGGATGGCTGGAATACGGTGTGGTCGCATTGGGGAGGGCCGACTACGCCGCCTAATATCGCAGCATTCGGGATCGGCAATTATCAGATTAATTTGCAGGTGCATGACAACCGCGGCCTATGGTCGGAAACGTACAGTCAGTCCGTACAGGTAATGAATCATCCACCGGCAGCCGCATTTTATATGCCGCCTGAAGTGTACCGGGATACGGTCATTACGATGGAAAACATGACTCCCGATCCGGACGAAGACGGAGATAACCTATCCTATTCCTGGAACGCAAGGATTAATAACAGTCCCTATTATTATGCTGGCAGCAACCGCAACCAGGTTCTGACGATTCGCGATCTTATCGCAAACAACGGCATTTCTCTACAGCAGGCCATTTCGGAGGGATGGGAAATGCGTCTTACGGCATCTGACGGTTCGCTGAGTTCAAACGCCACACGCTTGTTCACCGTGAAAAATCATATTCCAACAGCGGCAATCGTAGGTCCGGATTCCGTGTTCCAATATGATACGAAGCAGTACACATCTAGTGATGAGGATGGAGATCCTTCAGATGCGGCCAGCCTGCAGTATTATTGGAAAGTCACGGATAGCGACGGGCAGACAACCATTTATCGTACGCCAAACATAGAGATCGATTTCCCTGAACCGGGCGTGTATACGTTGGAGCATTGGGTCGTGGACCAGATCGGCGACAAGTCCAATGTCGTCTCGCTGAAAGTAAATGCTGCGCAGAATTTGGCTCCTTTTATGACGTTGACATCTCCTCTCGGTACTGTAGGCAATCCGACTGTGCTTGATGCTGAAAAGCAAGGAGATCCATTAATCCAGTGGACATACGCCGATCCGGAGAATGACCCGCAGGAAAAATACCGTCTGGAGTTCTTTACGAAAGACAGCCTGCTTACCAAAACGGTAGAAAATTCGGATAGCACCGGCCTGCTTCGGAAGTATCAAGTGCCTAACCTAACATTTGAACGGTTTGAACTGTTCTCCGTATATGGACGTGCGTATTCCAAGAACAGCTGGTCGGAAATCTCCAACGAGAAAGCGTTCATTATCGACAATCCTCCGGTTCCGGGCTTCTCTTTAACTACAGACACCGGAAAGGATGCAACCCAAACGCCGATTTTTCGGACCGATGTCTTACAGATTACTGGCACTGCTCATGACGATGACGAGGCGAAGGGTGACAGCCTAACCTATAAATATTACCTGAAACCGAGCGGAGGAACCGAAGGCTTAATCAGCACATCCGAAAGCTTTACAAAACAATTCACAACCAACGACACGTTTACGATCCGCCAGGTGGTGACCGACTCGCTGGGCTTATGGCGGGAAGTCTCTCATGCATTCATCGTAAAAAATCGGCTTCCCGTGGTGAATCTCACCTTTCCGACCAGCGACACGGCTGCCAAGCCGACCATCACCAGCACGATGACGCCGATTATGAAATGGAGCTATACCGATGATGACGGCGATGAGCAGCAGCGGTTCCGGGTACGTATACTTGATGCGACAACTGGCAGTATCGTTGTTCAGTCCGGGGATCAAGCGTCCAGTCAGCAGCAGTGGACCGTTCCGGCAGGCGCTTTAGTGGAGAACCATAAGTATGCTGTAGAGATCGAGGTTTTCGACGGCTTTGATTGGAGCGCGGCCTCACCACGCAAATATTTTATGGTCAACCTGCTGAGCGTAAAAGGCGGCGTGAAACACACCACGGAGTGGAATGCCAACCGTCAGAGCTACAATTTAAAGATATCGGGAGACACAGAGCAGCCGCGTGGTTATAATATATTTTGGGCAGGGGAGAAATTCGTGCTTCAGGCGGACGCTACCGGGCTGCCGGATACGATTGACGTAACGATGGACGGCGGATTTATGGCGCAGCTTAGTCCTTCGGATAGCGACAAGACCTTTTGGACCGGGGAACTCTATGATCCTTCTTTTGAACATTTGCCGAACGGGCCTGTGACCTTCACCTTTACGGCCAAGAACGAATACAACACGAAGATCGATAAAGTAACGGTTATCATCTCGGAGAATTGGAGCCAATATTTCCGCAGCCACCGGGTCAAGTAGCGTACTCCTCATGATCTGTACCAGCCTGCACCGGTCACCGTATAAAAAAGAAACCAAGTTGCGAAACTTAAAGGTTGGGGCGTCCGGCAGGCAAAAACAATTGGAAATGCTTCCACATTAGTGATACAATAATAGTCAAAATGACATTCTTGAGCTTTATAGAGGAGGACAATTTGAATGACTGAACAACAGGCAAAAGAGCAAGCGATCCACAAGGATGAAAACTCGGCAGTCGACAACCTGGCGATTACGACGATTCGTACACTGGCCATTGACGCGATTGAAAAAGCGAAATCCGGCCATCCCGGTATGCCGATGGGTTCCGCTCCGATGGGCTATCAGCTCTTCGCGAAGACGATGAATCACAACCCGGAGCATCCGACGTGGGCCAACCGCGACCGGTTCGTCTTATCAGCCGGCCATGGCTCCATGCTGCTGTACAGCCTGCTGCATCTCAGTGGTTACGATCTTCCGATGGAAGAGCTGAAGCAGTTCCGTCAATGGGGAAGCCTCACTCCCGGTCATCCGGAATTCGGCCATACGGCAGGTGTCGACGCTACGACGGGTCCGCTTGGACAAGGCATCGCGATGGCGGTCGGAATGGCGATCGCGGAAGCGCAGCTCTCCGCTACGTACAATAAAGATCAGTATAATGTAATCGACCACTATACTTACGCGATTTGCGGCGACGGCGACTTGATGGAAGGGATTTCCTCAGAAGCCGCTTCGCTTGCAGGTCATCTTAAGCTTGGCAAATTGATTGTGCTGTACGATTCGAACGACATTTCGCTTGACGGCGAGCTGAACCTCGCATTCTCCGAAAATGTTGCCAAGCGTTTTGAGGCTTATGGCTGGAATGTGCTGCGCGTGGAGGACGGCAACGATCTTCCGGCAATCGGCAAGGCGATTGAGGAAGCACAAGCAGTCACAGACAAGCCTACGCTTATTGAAGTGAAGACCGTGATCGGTTACGGCAGCCCGAACAAGCAGGGTAAAGGCGGACACGGCGGTACGCACGGCTCTCCGCTTGGCGCCGAAGAAGCGAAGCTGACCAAAGAGTTCTACAAATGGGTATATGAAGAGGATTTCTATGTACCGGAAGAAGTCCGCACCCTTTTTGCCGAAGTGAAGGAAAAAGGCGTTGCCGCAAACAAGGCCTGGGAAGAGAAATTCGCCGCGTACAAGAAGGCTTATCCGGAACTGGCTGCACAGCTTGAAACGGTGCTGAGCGGCGATCTTCCGGAAGGATGGGACGCCAAGCTGCCGCTATACAAAACGGAAGACAAAGCCGTATCCACTCGTGTGGCTTCCGGTAATGCCCTGAACGGTCTG is a genomic window of Paenibacillus durus ATCC 35681 containing:
- the tkt gene encoding transketolase; its protein translation is MTEQQAKEQAIHKDENSAVDNLAITTIRTLAIDAIEKAKSGHPGMPMGSAPMGYQLFAKTMNHNPEHPTWANRDRFVLSAGHGSMLLYSLLHLSGYDLPMEELKQFRQWGSLTPGHPEFGHTAGVDATTGPLGQGIAMAVGMAIAEAQLSATYNKDQYNVIDHYTYAICGDGDLMEGISSEAASLAGHLKLGKLIVLYDSNDISLDGELNLAFSENVAKRFEAYGWNVLRVEDGNDLPAIGKAIEEAQAVTDKPTLIEVKTVIGYGSPNKQGKGGHGGTHGSPLGAEEAKLTKEFYKWVYEEDFYVPEEVRTLFAEVKEKGVAANKAWEEKFAAYKKAYPELAAQLETVLSGDLPEGWDAKLPLYKTEDKAVSTRVASGNALNGLAAGVPQLFGGSADLESSTMTHLNGLASFTPESYDGRNIYFGVREFGMAAAMNGIALHTGLKVFGGTFFVFTDYLRPAVRLASIMKLPVTYVLTHDSIAVGEDGPTHEPIEQLASLRIIPGLTVIRPADANETSAAWAYALENKENPVALVLTRQNLPILSGTVEGVRENIKRGGYVISDAKNSKPQAQIIATGSEVQLAVKAQAALAEVGIDVRVISLPSWDLFEKQDKAYRDSVILPDVKARLAIEMAQTFGWERYVGDQGDILGITTFGASAPGDTVIKEYGFTVENVVNRVKALL